The Lachnospiraceae bacterium oral taxon 500 genome window below encodes:
- a CDS encoding thioredoxin: MLFTACGGENGKNTESQANSGQEKAADQSSETTNTDRQEAAEKESGKAKNKGVAAPDFTLKDMNGEEVSLSSLQGKKVYLKFWASWCPPCRKSMPSLGELAAEERDFEIYTIVAPGFSGEQSAEDFKSWYDEQGYSKDIPVLFDETGEVMQAYRISAFPTNAFIGSDGVLVSIMAGATGKEFIKEKMEDIQ; the protein is encoded by the coding sequence ATGCTGTTTACGGCATGCGGCGGTGAAAATGGAAAAAATACCGAATCGCAAGCAAACAGCGGTCAGGAAAAAGCAGCAGACCAGAGTTCGGAGACAACAAATACTGACCGGCAGGAGGCGGCAGAGAAGGAAAGCGGCAAAGCCAAAAATAAGGGTGTAGCGGCGCCGGATTTTACCTTAAAGGATATGAACGGCGAGGAAGTTTCGCTGAGCAGCCTGCAGGGCAAAAAGGTGTATTTAAAGTTTTGGGCATCCTGGTGCCCGCCGTGCCGCAAAAGTATGCCGTCTTTAGGTGAACTGGCGGCGGAAGAACGGGATTTTGAGATTTATACCATTGTCGCGCCGGGTTTTAGCGGTGAGCAGTCGGCAGAAGATTTTAAGAGCTGGTATGACGAGCAGGGCTACTCCAAGGATATTCCGGTTCTGTTTGATGAAACCGGAGAAGTTATGCAGGCTTATCGAATCAGTGCTTTTCCGACCAATGCTTTTATCGGCAGCGACGGTGTTTTGGTGTCGATAATGGCCGGAGCGACGGGAAAGGAATTTATTAAAGAAAAGATGGAGGACATTCAGTAG
- a CDS encoding cytochrome C biogenesis protein, giving the protein MNQAINSGAVFLGGLLSFFSPCILPVLPVYIGILSDESGRGKSLAIGRLKIQTGKLIKTILFVLGISVTFLMLGFGAGVLGQLLQGKYFYPVAGGVVVLLGLHQVGVLKLNFLERERKLTMKRSIGNEYLSAFLLGLLFSFGWTPCIGPIMFSVLALSSAGGQEIRSVLLMLIYAAGMMIPFFVISVFSDIFLGKISGLRKHLPLFKKLGGGLIIFMGILLMSNGLNQITAYLQRWLY; this is encoded by the coding sequence ATGAATCAGGCAATTAACAGCGGAGCGGTTTTTTTAGGCGGTTTGCTTTCCTTTTTTTCACCCTGCATTTTACCGGTGCTGCCGGTTTATATCGGCATTTTATCGGATGAAAGCGGGCGGGGAAAAAGTTTGGCGATTGGCCGTTTAAAAATCCAAACCGGCAAATTGATTAAAACAATATTATTTGTTCTCGGCATTTCCGTTACCTTTTTGATGTTGGGCTTTGGCGCCGGGGTACTGGGGCAGCTTTTGCAGGGCAAATATTTTTATCCGGTGGCCGGCGGCGTGGTAGTGCTGCTGGGACTTCATCAGGTCGGCGTTTTGAAGCTGAACTTTTTGGAAAGAGAAAGAAAACTGACGATGAAAAGGAGCATCGGCAATGAATATCTGTCGGCTTTTCTGCTGGGACTGCTCTTTAGTTTTGGCTGGACGCCCTGTATCGGGCCGATTATGTTTTCGGTGCTGGCGCTGTCCTCAGCCGGCGGTCAGGAAATCCGGTCGGTGCTTTTGATGCTGATTTATGCGGCCGGAATGATGATTCCCTTCTTTGTTATCTCGGTTTTTTCCGATATTTTTCTGGGAAAAATCAGCGGCCTGCGGAAGCACCTGCCGCTGTTTAAAAAGCTGGGCGGCGGGCTGATCATTTTTATGGGAATCCTGTTGATGAGCAACGGTTTGAATCAAATCACGGCCTATCTGCAAAGGTGGTTGTATTAG